One segment of Scleropages formosus chromosome 23, fSclFor1.1, whole genome shotgun sequence DNA contains the following:
- the rmp24 gene encoding UPF0711 protein C18orf21 homolog, with the protein MSVTFNFLKAASLHYKDICPEQARFLMRRHQSLLDKRKVEGAVCPFCFEWRHPDNHRVRLKPRRRASRQVNRLLRREATRKLLSARQAKVLRRFRRSRSSLMATCHTCSRTTRQRGMSREAVAALSQNQRNPGATSKLGTPGRTPQSAGRANAVLLKSSEKTPSTSSTPSLKSSSMKKSVLSRVKKFLMLDSNQNSQKGSLKDFLSSL; encoded by the exons ATGTCtgtaacttttaattttttgaaagcGGCTTCTCTTCATTACAAAGACATTTGCCCGGAGCAGGCTCGATTTCTCAT GAGAAGACATCAGTCCTTGTTAG ACAAGAGAAAGGTGGAGGGGGCGGTGTGTCCGTTCTGTTTCGAGTGGCGCCACCCGGACAACCACCGCGTGCGTCTGAAGCCCCGGCGCCGGGCCTCCCGGCAGGTGAACCGGCTCCTGAGGAGGGAGGCGACCCGCAAGCTCCTGAGTGCGCGGCAGGCCAAGGTCCTCAGAAGGTTTCGGAGGTCCCGCAGCTCTCTG ATGGCTACGtgccacacctgcagcagaacCACAAGGCAGCGCGGCATGAGCAGGGAAGCTGTGGCCGCTCTATCCCAAAACCAGCGCAACCCCGGGGCGACGAGTAAACTCGGGACCCCTGGCAGGACGCCACAGTCAGCCGGCAGAGCAAACGCAGTTCTTTTAAAGTCTTCCGAGAAAACTCCAAG caccagcagcacccCTTCCTTAAAGTCGAGCAGCATGAAGAAGTCGGTCTTGTCGCGCGTTAAGAAGTTCCTGATGCTGGACAGCAACCAGAACAGTCAGAAGGGCAGCCTGAAGGACTTCCTGTCGTCGCTCTGA